A region from the Kribbella shirazensis genome encodes:
- a CDS encoding extracellular solute-binding protein, protein MRRTVTAAAIVISLAATAACGPAGFEGSDTATRGPITIWYSNNAEEVAWGKQMVAAWNAEHADQQVTAQEIPTGKSSEEVIGAAITAGNAPCLIFNTSPASVSQFQKQGGLVPLDGFTDGRSYVEDRSGEVAGQYKSADGKYYQLPWKSNPVMIFYNKKAFAKAGIANPSLTTYDEFLAASRKVVAAKAAKFAIYPAPSNEFYQSWFDFYPLFAAETGGRQLVADGKATFASDEGRKVAQFWRTMYAEKLASPEKYTGDAFVDGTAAMAVVGPWAIATYKGKADWGVVPVPTSAGRPASEIHTFSDAKNVAMYSACQNRGTAWDVLKFATSKEQDGKFLAATGQMPLRKDVASTYADYFAKNPEYKTFADQASRTVEVPNVPNSITIWQTFRDAYSRSVIFGQQDPGGALDGAAQKIDQLASQP, encoded by the coding sequence ATGAGGCGAACCGTCACCGCCGCCGCGATCGTCATCTCCCTGGCCGCCACCGCGGCCTGTGGGCCTGCGGGCTTCGAAGGTTCGGATACCGCCACGCGCGGGCCGATCACGATCTGGTATTCGAACAACGCCGAAGAAGTGGCCTGGGGCAAGCAGATGGTCGCGGCGTGGAACGCCGAGCACGCCGATCAGCAGGTCACCGCGCAGGAGATCCCGACCGGGAAGTCGTCGGAGGAGGTGATCGGTGCGGCGATCACGGCGGGGAACGCGCCGTGCCTGATCTTCAACACCTCGCCGGCGTCGGTGTCGCAGTTCCAGAAGCAGGGTGGTTTGGTGCCGCTGGACGGCTTCACTGACGGGAGGTCGTACGTCGAGGACCGATCGGGGGAGGTCGCGGGGCAGTACAAGTCGGCTGACGGCAAGTACTACCAGCTGCCATGGAAGTCGAACCCGGTGATGATCTTCTACAACAAGAAAGCGTTTGCGAAGGCAGGCATCGCAAATCCGTCGTTGACGACGTACGACGAGTTCCTGGCGGCGTCACGCAAGGTGGTGGCCGCGAAGGCCGCGAAGTTCGCGATCTACCCGGCGCCGAGCAACGAGTTCTACCAGTCCTGGTTCGACTTCTACCCATTGTTCGCGGCCGAGACCGGCGGCCGGCAGTTGGTGGCCGACGGCAAGGCGACCTTCGCCTCCGACGAGGGCAGGAAGGTCGCGCAGTTCTGGCGGACGATGTACGCCGAGAAGCTCGCCTCGCCGGAGAAGTACACCGGTGACGCGTTCGTCGACGGTACGGCGGCGATGGCCGTGGTCGGTCCGTGGGCCATCGCGACGTACAAGGGCAAGGCCGACTGGGGCGTCGTACCGGTGCCGACGTCGGCGGGCAGGCCGGCGTCGGAGATCCACACGTTCAGTGACGCGAAGAACGTCGCGATGTACTCGGCGTGCCAGAACCGCGGAACGGCCTGGGACGTGCTGAAGTTCGCCACCAGCAAGGAACAGGACGGAAAGTTCCTGGCCGCGACCGGGCAGATGCCGCTGCGCAAGGACGTCGCGTCCACGTATGCCGACTACTTCGCGAAGAACCCGGAGTACAAGACCTTCGCCGACCAGGCCTCGCGGACCGTCGAGGTGCCGAACGTGCCGAACTCGATCACGATCTGGCAGACCTTCCGCGACGCCTACTCGAGGTCCGTGATCTTCGGACAGCAGGATCCCGGTGGGGCGCTCGACGGCGCCGCGCAGAAGATCGACCAACTCGCGTCCCAGCCATGA
- a CDS encoding carbohydrate ABC transporter permease, translating into MTVTTRATVPRADPHPTGRHLRPGGRNKTLDRLVGRQPIGIALAAPYVVFLAAVFAYPLGFAVYISFHDYFFAAPGAIVERPFAGFDNYATVLSDPAVRRAFGNVLIFLVINVPLTVVLSLLLANALNAAIRWRTFFRVSYYVPYVTASVAVVGVWLFLFNSNGLVNSVLGPLAPDPSWLVNSSLAMPTVAVYVTWKQLGFFILLYLAALQNVSKDLYEAASMDGAGRWKSFLNVTVPGVRPATTLVVLVATVTGANLFTEPYLLTGGGGPDGASASPVLIMYQRGIEQGNPDIGSAIGVLLVVGVLLLALIERRFVGREED; encoded by the coding sequence ATGACCGTCACCACCCGGGCAACCGTGCCCCGCGCCGACCCGCATCCCACCGGACGCCACCTGCGCCCAGGGGGCCGCAACAAAACGCTCGATCGGCTCGTCGGGCGGCAACCGATCGGAATCGCCCTCGCCGCCCCGTACGTCGTTTTCCTGGCCGCCGTCTTCGCCTACCCCTTGGGTTTCGCCGTCTACATCTCCTTCCACGACTACTTCTTCGCGGCGCCCGGGGCGATCGTCGAGCGGCCGTTCGCCGGGTTCGACAACTACGCGACGGTGTTGTCGGACCCTGCGGTACGGCGGGCTTTCGGAAACGTCCTGATCTTCCTGGTGATCAACGTTCCGCTGACCGTCGTCCTGTCGCTGCTCCTCGCGAACGCGCTGAACGCGGCGATCCGCTGGCGGACGTTCTTCCGCGTCTCCTACTACGTCCCGTACGTCACGGCATCCGTCGCGGTCGTCGGAGTATGGCTGTTCCTGTTCAACTCCAACGGTCTGGTCAACTCCGTCCTCGGTCCGCTCGCACCCGATCCGTCGTGGTTGGTCAACTCGTCCCTTGCGATGCCGACCGTTGCTGTCTACGTGACCTGGAAACAGCTCGGGTTCTTCATCCTGCTGTACCTGGCCGCGCTGCAGAACGTGTCGAAGGACCTCTACGAGGCTGCCTCGATGGACGGCGCCGGGCGGTGGAAGTCCTTCCTCAACGTGACCGTCCCCGGTGTGCGGCCGGCGACCACTCTGGTGGTGCTCGTTGCCACGGTCACCGGCGCGAACTTGTTCACCGAGCCGTATCTGTTGACCGGAGGCGGCGGGCCGGACGGAGCATCGGCTTCCCCCGTACTGATCATGTACCAGCGCGGGATCGAGCAGGGGAACCCGGACATCGGTTCCGCGATCGGGGTGCTGCTGGTCGTTGGCGTCCTGCTGCTCGCATTGATCGAACGCCGCTTCGTCGGCCGCGAGGAGGACTGA
- a CDS encoding carbohydrate ABC transporter permease, with translation MKLKFVALLLGAFVFLFPFYYMLIGSLQAEPDPSVSGAFPSAGNLTLHNYSEINSAIDLGRSLINSGIFTGGVILGTLVFGVLAGYALARLQFRGRGLVFNLMLLIQVVPFQLLTIPLYVLIVRSYGLADSYLGMILPFLINSTAVFVFRQYFLQLPAELFDAARIDGASELGILWRVAVPLVRPALLTGVLLTFIGPWNEFLWPFLITKQQDLQPLAVSLSNYLTTVSARAANPFGAVLAGACVLAAPAVTLFIVFQRQFISQGLESGIKG, from the coding sequence ATGAAACTCAAGTTCGTCGCGCTGCTGCTCGGCGCCTTCGTGTTCCTGTTCCCCTTCTACTACATGCTGATCGGGTCACTGCAGGCCGAGCCGGATCCGTCCGTTTCCGGAGCATTTCCGTCGGCCGGAAACCTGACACTGCACAACTACAGCGAGATCAACTCGGCCATCGATCTCGGCCGGTCGCTGATCAACTCCGGGATCTTCACCGGCGGCGTGATCCTCGGAACGCTGGTGTTCGGGGTGCTCGCCGGGTACGCGCTGGCGCGGTTGCAGTTCCGCGGCCGCGGGCTGGTGTTCAACCTGATGCTGCTGATCCAGGTCGTGCCGTTCCAGCTGCTGACGATTCCGCTGTACGTGCTGATCGTGCGCAGCTACGGACTGGCCGACTCGTACCTCGGCATGATCCTGCCGTTCCTGATCAACTCCACCGCAGTGTTCGTCTTCCGGCAGTACTTCCTGCAGTTGCCGGCGGAGTTGTTCGACGCGGCCCGGATCGACGGCGCGTCGGAGCTCGGCATCCTCTGGCGGGTCGCCGTACCCCTGGTCCGGCCGGCGTTGCTGACCGGCGTGCTGCTCACGTTCATCGGGCCGTGGAACGAGTTCCTGTGGCCGTTCCTGATCACCAAGCAGCAGGACCTGCAGCCGCTGGCGGTCTCGCTGTCGAACTACCTGACCACCGTGTCGGCACGGGCCGCGAACCCGTTCGGCGCCGTGCTCGCAGGCGCCTGCGTACTCGCCGCACCCGCGGTGACCCTGTTCATCGTCTTCCAGCGTCAGTTCATCTCCCAGGGCCTCGAGTCCGGAATCAAAGGTTGA
- a CDS encoding glycosidase: protein MTVPYTLTRIGVLMSPEPGNSLEIEGVLNPASGRTPDGTLYLLPRLVAAGNVSRVGLAWVELKDGVPVGVGREGVVLAPDEGWERGKNNAGVEDPRVTFVPSLGLHVMTYVAYGPLGPKPALAISPNLREWRRLGPLHFEYQPLLDTDLNLFPNKDTVFFPQPVPGPDGEPSYAMLHRPMWDLGWFREGEGVHLPTGVTDDRPGIWVSFTPVAAVERDVRNLAHLRHHRLVAMPEYPFEELKIGAGPPPLWTPEGWLVIHHGVTGEQTHGFDPTTQRVTYSAGALLLDLNDVTKVVDRTTEPLLAPETDDERIGTVANVVFPTAIEEIDDIHYVFYGMADAKIGVARLEKV from the coding sequence ATGACCGTCCCGTACACCCTGACCCGTATCGGCGTCCTGATGAGCCCTGAGCCAGGTAACTCCCTGGAGATCGAAGGAGTCCTCAACCCTGCCAGCGGACGGACGCCGGACGGCACGCTCTACCTCCTCCCGCGGCTGGTGGCCGCAGGCAACGTTTCTCGGGTCGGTCTGGCCTGGGTGGAACTGAAGGACGGTGTGCCTGTCGGCGTCGGACGTGAAGGCGTCGTGCTGGCACCGGACGAAGGCTGGGAGCGCGGCAAGAACAACGCCGGCGTCGAGGACCCTCGGGTCACCTTCGTACCGTCGCTGGGACTGCACGTGATGACGTACGTCGCCTACGGACCGCTCGGGCCGAAACCGGCGCTCGCGATCTCCCCGAACCTGCGCGAGTGGCGGCGGCTCGGTCCGCTGCACTTCGAGTACCAGCCGCTGCTGGACACCGATCTCAACCTGTTTCCGAACAAGGACACCGTTTTCTTCCCGCAGCCCGTGCCCGGTCCGGACGGCGAGCCGTCGTACGCGATGCTGCATCGCCCGATGTGGGACCTCGGGTGGTTCCGCGAAGGCGAAGGCGTGCACCTGCCGACCGGGGTCACGGACGACCGTCCAGGGATCTGGGTGTCGTTCACGCCGGTCGCCGCTGTCGAGCGCGACGTGCGCAACCTGGCGCATCTGCGGCATCATCGGCTCGTCGCGATGCCGGAGTACCCCTTCGAGGAACTGAAGATCGGCGCCGGACCACCACCCCTGTGGACACCTGAGGGATGGCTGGTGATCCATCACGGCGTCACGGGCGAGCAGACACACGGCTTCGACCCGACCACGCAGCGGGTCACCTACTCCGCCGGTGCGCTGCTCCTCGACCTGAACGACGTCACCAAGGTCGTCGACCGGACGACCGAGCCGCTGCTGGCGCCGGAGACCGACGACGAGCGGATCGGAACCGTCGCGAACGTGGTCTTTCCGACGGCGATCGAGGAGATCGACGACATCCACTACGTGTTCTACGGAATGGCCGACGCCAAGATCGGCGTGGCACGACTGGAGAAGGTGTGA
- a CDS encoding phosphomannomutase/phosphoglucomutase — translation MRDLGTLIKAYDIRGTVPDQLDDELAFQVGAAFAHHLGADLVAVGHDMRVSSPSLAEAFSAGVAGRGADVLSIGFVSTDLLYFASGVGDIPGAMITASHNPPAYNGIKLCRPGAAPVGQDTGLREIRTLLETGLPAYDGETGQIRHQDLLPPYAAHLRRLVDLTGSRRLKIVVDAGNGMAGRTAPVALRHPAFEIVPLYFELDGTFPHHEANPMNPANLDDLRLAVRRHGADIGLAFDGDADRCFFVDEQGAAVSPSSVVSLIATRELDRHPGSAIVYNAITSKAVAEEVTEHGGRPIRTRVGHSFIKQVMADNDAVFGGEHSGHYYFRDFWNADSGMLAALHVLEALGQADEPLSELMHGFSRYVASGEINLAHEDIRAALELVQARYSDQGATTDHLDGLTVTLPGGAWFNLRPSNTEPLLRLNVEGTDHESMAHLRDDVLGLLGSGERPRREAGAAS, via the coding sequence ATGCGAGACCTCGGCACGCTGATCAAGGCGTACGACATCCGCGGTACGGTCCCGGACCAGCTCGACGACGAGCTCGCCTTCCAGGTCGGTGCTGCCTTCGCCCACCATCTCGGTGCCGACCTCGTCGCCGTCGGGCACGACATGCGGGTGTCCTCGCCGTCGTTGGCCGAGGCGTTCTCCGCCGGCGTGGCCGGCCGAGGGGCCGACGTACTCTCGATCGGCTTCGTCTCGACCGACCTGCTGTACTTCGCGTCGGGCGTCGGAGACATTCCCGGAGCGATGATCACCGCCAGCCACAACCCGCCGGCGTACAACGGCATCAAGCTGTGCCGCCCCGGAGCCGCGCCGGTCGGGCAGGACACCGGGCTGCGAGAGATCAGGACCCTGCTCGAGACCGGCCTGCCCGCGTACGACGGCGAGACCGGCCAGATCCGGCACCAGGACCTGCTTCCGCCGTACGCCGCCCACCTCCGCCGCCTGGTCGACCTGACCGGCAGCCGGCGCCTGAAGATCGTGGTCGATGCCGGCAACGGCATGGCCGGTCGGACGGCGCCCGTGGCGCTTCGGCATCCCGCCTTCGAGATCGTCCCGCTGTACTTCGAGCTCGACGGGACGTTCCCGCATCACGAAGCCAACCCGATGAACCCGGCGAACCTCGACGACCTGCGCCTCGCGGTCCGGCGTCACGGCGCGGACATCGGTCTCGCCTTCGACGGCGACGCCGATCGCTGCTTCTTCGTCGACGAACAAGGCGCAGCGGTCTCCCCCAGCTCCGTCGTCAGCCTAATAGCGACCCGGGAACTGGACCGGCACCCCGGATCCGCCATCGTCTACAACGCCATCACGAGCAAGGCTGTCGCCGAGGAGGTCACCGAGCACGGCGGCCGGCCGATCCGCACCCGCGTCGGGCACTCGTTCATCAAACAGGTGATGGCGGACAACGACGCCGTCTTCGGCGGGGAGCATTCCGGTCACTACTACTTCCGTGACTTCTGGAACGCCGACAGCGGCATGCTCGCCGCACTCCACGTCCTGGAAGCGCTCGGACAAGCGGACGAGCCGCTGTCGGAGCTGATGCACGGGTTCTCGAGGTACGTCGCCAGCGGTGAGATCAATCTGGCCCACGAGGACATCCGGGCAGCGCTGGAGCTCGTTCAGGCGCGGTACAGCGACCAGGGCGCGACCACGGACCATCTCGACGGACTCACCGTCACGTTGCCTGGCGGCGCGTGGTTCAACCTGCGGCCCTCGAACACCGAGCCGTTGCTCCGGCTCAACGTCGAAGGAACCGACCACGAGTCGATGGCGCACCTCCGTGACGACGTTCTCGGTCTGCTCGGATCAGGCGAGAGGCCGCGCCGGGAAGCCGGCGCGGCCTCGTAG
- a CDS encoding cupin domain-containing protein, producing the protein MHDSAEASVQPTVEMLASVANPPVPADLEVRTVLITLPPGSAGSPPHRHPGPAFGYVLSGEVIIELEGEPERVVKAGEAFWEPGGDLIHYSGANNLPDAETSYVVTLLGTAGQPVLTPVGAEELEERRDRRASKPR; encoded by the coding sequence ATGCATGACAGTGCCGAGGCATCAGTTCAGCCGACAGTGGAGATGCTGGCGTCGGTGGCGAATCCGCCGGTGCCTGCCGATCTCGAGGTGCGCACGGTGCTGATCACGTTGCCGCCCGGCAGCGCGGGATCTCCGCCGCACCGCCATCCGGGCCCGGCCTTCGGATACGTGCTCAGCGGCGAGGTGATCATCGAGCTGGAAGGCGAGCCGGAACGCGTCGTCAAGGCCGGCGAGGCGTTCTGGGAGCCGGGTGGTGACCTGATTCATTACAGCGGAGCCAACAACCTGCCGGATGCCGAGACGTCGTACGTCGTCACGCTGCTGGGAACGGCCGGGCAGCCGGTGCTGACTCCGGTCGGCGCCGAGGAACTCGAAGAACGTCGCGACCGCCGCGCTTCCAAGCCCCGATGA
- a CDS encoding pyridoxamine 5'-phosphate oxidase, giving the protein METSAGLARINELGRRDHFLAVAVTQRRSGEPAASVVNAGVVDHPVTGAPVVAFVARGRTAKLAHLRRVPRATLVFRAQWEWIGVSGSVELAGPDDPLAGIDAERLRVLLRDIYHAAGGVHPDLDAYDAEMVADRRTAVLIAPEHFTGNPAGADHQEDE; this is encoded by the coding sequence ATGGAGACCTCCGCGGGACTGGCCCGCATCAACGAGCTCGGCCGCCGGGATCACTTCCTGGCGGTCGCCGTCACCCAGCGCCGCTCCGGCGAGCCGGCCGCGTCGGTGGTGAACGCCGGCGTCGTCGACCACCCGGTGACCGGCGCACCGGTCGTCGCGTTCGTCGCCCGCGGACGCACCGCGAAGCTCGCCCATCTGCGGCGGGTCCCGCGCGCGACCTTGGTGTTCCGCGCGCAGTGGGAGTGGATCGGGGTGAGCGGATCGGTCGAGCTGGCAGGTCCGGACGATCCGCTGGCGGGGATCGACGCGGAGCGGTTGCGGGTGCTGCTGCGCGACATCTACCACGCAGCGGGCGGCGTACATCCGGATCTGGATGCGTACGACGCGGAGATGGTGGCTGATCGTCGTACGGCGGTGCTGATCGCGCCGGAGCACTTCACCGGCAACCCGGCCGGCGCCGACCACCAGGAGGACGAGTGA
- a CDS encoding DsbA family protein produces the protein MNVAPGTIQVWSDLLCPFAHVALHRLRAVRAELGVDVRLDHHTFALELFNGPHSRPGTDSEAVGLGQVAPEAGFRLWGKPDWTYPSTVLLAAEAVHAAKAQGLQASEDLDAALRRAFWFDSRPIGHRQTILEVAAEVESLDSTELAVALDDGRARSAVMNDHAVAVTDAVQGSPHLFLPDGTAAHNPGIDVRWEGPWASGYPIAKSNDPDWPEKLLRSAIR, from the coding sequence GTGAACGTCGCGCCCGGGACGATCCAGGTGTGGTCGGATCTGCTGTGTCCGTTCGCCCATGTGGCGCTCCATCGGCTGCGGGCGGTGCGCGCCGAGCTCGGGGTGGACGTGCGGCTGGATCATCACACGTTCGCGCTGGAGTTGTTCAACGGCCCGCATTCGCGGCCGGGGACGGACAGTGAGGCGGTCGGGCTGGGGCAGGTGGCGCCGGAGGCCGGGTTCCGGCTGTGGGGCAAGCCCGACTGGACCTATCCGTCGACTGTTCTCCTGGCGGCCGAGGCGGTGCATGCCGCGAAAGCGCAGGGGCTGCAGGCGTCGGAGGATCTCGATGCCGCGCTGCGCCGGGCGTTCTGGTTCGACTCGCGGCCGATCGGTCACCGCCAGACGATCCTGGAGGTCGCCGCCGAGGTCGAGTCGCTCGACAGCACCGAACTCGCGGTCGCGCTGGACGACGGCCGCGCACGTTCTGCCGTCATGAACGACCACGCCGTCGCCGTCACCGACGCCGTCCAGGGCAGCCCGCACCTCTTCCTCCCTGACGGCACCGCCGCCCACAATCCCGGCATCGACGTGCGCTGGGAAGGCCCGTGGGCCTCCGGCTACCCCATTGCCAAGAGCAACGATCCCGACTG